A region of Lycium barbarum isolate Lr01 chromosome 3, ASM1917538v2, whole genome shotgun sequence DNA encodes the following proteins:
- the LOC132633311 gene encoding gibberellin 3-beta-dioxygenase 1-like yields the protein MPSIISDVHQKQLDLYSIKELPESHAWKSSSLDDYPSSDSRYVESIPVIDLNDEIFATEKIGHACKTWGAFQIINHNVSQRLLNDMEAAGKGLFSLPMQQKLKAARSTDGIAGYGVARISSFFPKLMWSEGFTIFGSPLENARQLWPHDYKKFCDVIDEYENEMEKLARRLMCLMLGSLGIIKDDVKWAIGPRGGCSALQLNSYPACPDPDRAMGLAAHTDSTILTILHQNNTSGLQVFKEGNGWVTVPPLCGALVINVGDLLHILSNGLYPSVLHRAIVNRTQHRLSVAYLYGPPSGVKISPLSKLVDQRNPPMYRPVTWSEYLGTKAKHFDKALSSVRLCAALIGFANSKDQSGVQVG from the exons ATGCCTTCAATAATCTCAGATGTTCATCAAAAACAACTTGACTTGTACTCAATTAAAGAATTACCCGAATCACATGCATGGAAATCATCATCATTAGATGATTATCCTTCAAGTGATTCGCGTTATGTAGAGTCTATTCCAGTAATCGATCTAAACGATGAGATATTCGCCACGGAAAAAATTGGCCATGCATGCAAAACATGGGGTGCGTTCCAAATCATAAACCACAACGTATCTCAGAGACTACTCAACGATATGGAGGCTGCCGGAAAGGGTCTTTTTTCCCTTCCGATGCAGCAAAAATTAAAAGCCGCTCGTTCAACCGATGGCATCGCTGGCTATGGGGTGGCTCGAATTTCTTCTTTCTTCCCTAAGCTCATGTGGTCCGAAGGGTTCACAATTTTTGGTTCCCCTCTTGAAAATGCCCGCCAACTTTGGCCACATGATTACAAGAAATTTTG TGATGTAATTGATGAATACGAAAATGAGATGGAAAAGCTAGCAAGAAGACTGATGTGCCTGATGCTTGGGTCACTTGGAATAATAAAGGACGATGTGAAATGGGCTATAGGCCCAAGAGGAGGATGCTCAGCCCTACAACTAAATTCATACCCGGCTTGTCCGGATCCGGATCGGGCCATGGGTCTTGCTGCACATACGGATTCTACCATATTAACCATCCTACACCAAAACAATACAAGTGGTTTACAAGTATTTAAAGAAGGGAATGGTTGGGTCACGGTTCCTCCACTTTGTGGTGCATTAGTTATCAACGTGGGTGACTTGTTACACATATTGTCAAACGGGTTATACCCGAGTGTTCTACATCGGGCCATAGTGAACCGGACCCAACACCGTTTATCTGTGGCCTATTTATATGGGCCACCATCAGGGGTGAAAATATCACCACTTTCTAAATTGGTAGACCAAAGGAACCCTCCAATGTATAGGCCAGTGACGTGGAGTGAGTATTTGGGCACTAAGGCAAAACATTTTGATAAGGCACTTTCATCGGTTCGGCTTTGTGCTGCTCTTATTGGATTTGCCAATTCTAAAGATCAAAGTGGCGTCCAAGTTGGATAA